In Pollutimonas sp. M17, a single genomic region encodes these proteins:
- the lolD gene encoding lipoprotein-releasing ABC transporter ATP-binding protein LolD translates to MTDSTPIHALAARNLVKTYNEGGQAIQVLRDVSLHVDRGEMVAIVGASGSGKSTLLHTLGLLDRPTSGTVFINGESADGLSESQRSQLRNRSLGFVYQFHHLLPEFSALDNVAMPLIVRRQNRNRAREQAQIVLEQVGLAERIDHYPGQLSGGERQRVALARALVTRPTCVLADEPTGNLDRYTAESMFELLSRVNREFGTAFAIVTHDPALAALAHRRLSMDKGRLVDPETPPLASA, encoded by the coding sequence ATGACTGATTCCACGCCCATTCATGCGCTTGCCGCGCGCAATCTGGTCAAGACCTATAACGAAGGCGGGCAGGCCATCCAGGTGCTGCGCGACGTCAGCCTGCATGTGGACCGTGGCGAAATGGTCGCCATCGTCGGCGCTTCCGGCTCCGGCAAGAGCACGCTGCTGCATACGCTGGGCCTGCTCGACCGGCCCACATCGGGAACCGTCTTCATCAACGGCGAATCGGCCGACGGGCTGTCCGAGTCGCAGCGCAGCCAGCTGCGCAACCGCAGCCTGGGCTTCGTCTATCAGTTCCACCATCTGCTGCCCGAATTTTCAGCCCTGGACAATGTGGCCATGCCGCTCATCGTGCGCCGCCAGAACCGGAACCGGGCGCGCGAACAGGCGCAGATCGTCTTGGAGCAGGTCGGCTTGGCCGAGCGCATCGACCACTATCCCGGCCAGTTGTCCGGGGGCGAAAGACAGCGTGTGGCCCTGGCGCGGGCGCTGGTCACCCGTCCGACCTGCGTGCTGGCCGACGAGCCCACCGGCAACCTGGACCGCTATACGGCTGAAAGCATGTTCGAGCTGCTGTCGCGGGTCAATCGCGAGTTCGGCACGGCGTTTGCTATCGTGACGCATGATCCGGCGCTGGCTGCGCTGGCCCATAGGCGGCTGTCCATGGACAAGGGTCGCCTGGTCGATCCCGAAACGCCGCCCCTGGCTTCGGCTTGA
- a CDS encoding TatD family hydrolase, with translation MLIDTHCHLDASEFQSDRLAVIQRAAERGVNAIVIPAVASSNFDVVRDLAHSFKGGIYALGIHPICVPDAQEADLEDLERRIQQSLDDPRFVAIGEIGLDFFLPRLKEPAMREKQERFYAAQLDLAERYGLPLLLHVRRSQDILLKHLRPRGPIGGIAHAFNGSFQQAGQFIDLGFALGFGGAMTFGRALQIRRLATQLPMEALVLETDAPDIPPAWLGAPGQPAVRNEPGEVAGIAETLAELRGVAREHIVQASAANARRVLPRLAAGLHAFN, from the coding sequence ATGCTGATCGATACGCATTGCCATCTGGACGCCTCGGAGTTCCAGTCCGACCGTCTGGCCGTCATCCAGCGAGCCGCGGAACGGGGCGTGAACGCCATTGTGATTCCGGCCGTGGCCTCATCCAATTTCGATGTCGTTCGGGATCTGGCCCATTCCTTCAAAGGCGGCATCTATGCCTTGGGCATCCATCCCATCTGCGTGCCCGACGCCCAGGAGGCGGACCTGGAAGACCTGGAGCGGCGCATACAGCAGTCGCTGGACGATCCGCGCTTCGTGGCGATAGGCGAGATCGGACTGGACTTTTTCCTGCCCAGGCTCAAGGAGCCGGCCATGCGCGAGAAGCAGGAGCGGTTCTACGCCGCTCAGCTGGATCTGGCCGAGCGTTATGGCCTGCCGCTGCTGTTGCACGTAAGGCGTTCACAGGACATCCTGCTCAAGCACCTCAGGCCACGCGGGCCGATAGGCGGCATCGCTCATGCCTTCAACGGCAGCTTCCAGCAGGCTGGGCAGTTCATCGACCTGGGCTTCGCCCTGGGCTTCGGGGGTGCCATGACCTTCGGCCGCGCCTTGCAGATTCGACGCCTGGCGACGCAATTGCCCATGGAGGCTTTGGTGCTGGAGACCGATGCGCCGGACATCCCGCCGGCCTGGCTGGGCGCGCCCGGCCAGCCGGCCGTCCGGAACGAGCCGGGCGAAGTGGCGGGCATCGCCGAAACCCTGGCCGAGCTGCGGGGGGTGGCGCGCGAGCATATCGTGCAGGCCAGCGCCGCGAATGCACGCCGGGTACTGCCGCGCCTGGCGGCCGGCCTGCACGCCTTCAATTGA